TTCTAGAAACACTGTTGGTTTTTACTCATcacactttattcttgcaataagTTTTGCTTCATTCTGCTTTAAGTCCTCgtgttatttacagtttgtgaaATGAGTTTGAATATTCGGGCATTTCTCTGATGTGCGGACCTTTAACTGGACTGGAGAAATCTGGATTCAGTgtctggaccagttgggaaccactacTTTAAAGGGtttaacaaaatgcaaaatattaaataaaaaataagctgCGTGGCTGATAATGACTGTGACTCTGTCGCAGGTCGCTGGAGCTTTCGGGCTGCGCTGCAGCAGCGAGACGGACATGTCATCCGCCGTGTCACGACACGACGGCGCCGGGCTCCTGATGGAGCTCCTGACCCCAAAGTGCCGCCCCCGCTCGCCCCTGAACAACTCCAACAGTCCTCTGGGGCGCTCCGGGAGCTTACGACGCTCCCGCCACTCTCCGTCCAGCTCGCCGTCCATCGCCGCTGACCGTGAACTGAGCACGCTCCTGGGGATGGTGACCCCTGAGCACAAAGAGGCAAGGACAGCTTTTCTATCACCTGAACTTAAAAGTCCAGGACTGTCCCCTCAGACACTGAGGGTCCCGACACGCAGCTTCCCCCAAAACCAGCAGCCTCACGCCGCCTCCACGCCTTCTTTGAGCGCACAGAATCATACAACCGCCACTTACCTCAGCGATGATGCTACGCACACTCGAGTGAACGCCACAAGTAAAGTCAAAACTACCTCCGATTCCAACCAGCAACCCAACAACAGCAAAGACAGAACGCTTTCGGACCTTCAGTCTGGTTCCAGGAAAGAACTCGCTAGAACAAACAAAGCTGATCTGGAGTTTAGTGGACGCAGCGCCGGCGTTGACGAGGAGCCCGAACGCAGCGCCACAGGAAACATGTCAGTGGTTTTAGAGAAATGCACGCTGGTGCCTGAGCTGAAGGTGTTCGACGAGGTCGGTCACAAATACACGAGTCGCCTCCATGAACGGGACGATGTGGTGATCACAGATCTGGAAGATGAGGAGAGATCGGAGTCACggcgagaggaggaggacggacGGGAGGACACGGTCGTTGTTTGGTGCGTCACGGGTGTGTGCGAGGTCGCTGAGGACCTCGCTGACAATGCACAAACTCAGCAGAATCAGAGTGGGAGTGACAATCAGGTGGCAGTTTCTGCCCCAGCCAATCGCACGCCTTCAGAACCTCAGCCGGCCAATGAGAAGCCAGTGCCTGTACCCATCAGCAGCCAACCGGTGCCTGTCTCCCGCTGTAATGACCCGTCACCGGTTTCGTCCTCAAGGTGGCGCCCAGCAGAGCCTGCATCGCCGCCAGGTGCGTCTGAGGAAGCGGGCGATCATTTAGATGAAGCAGAAGGTTCCACCAATGAGAAGAGAGACGTGGAGGTCGTCCAAGAATTATCAAACGACAGGAGCAGAAACGAGGTCACTTCCTGTCAAACaaccaatgaaaacacaacttcTTCCACCAATAGGAAGCCGGAAAGTTCCTCCAAATTGTCCGCCAAGAACGTCCCTACCTCTAAATCTCGACCCGCCGCGACAAAACCTGGCGGCGATAAAAGCAAGCCGATCCGCACTCTCACCAGCTCCGAGAACCAGGGCATGAGGCGGGTCGTGCCGATCTCCAGGCCCAGCCGAGGGGCTCCGTCTCTGGGCAAACGCTCCGAGAAGCCTCCCGGCCTCCAGCGGGGCTCTTCCAGCACTGCAGCAACAAACGCCTCCAACCTCAACACCGCCTCCGTCCGGCGAGGAGAGCGGCCGTCGACTGCGCCTTCCTCCCGGCGCTCCAGCATTCAAAAGCAGCCGGACCTGAAGGAGGTTTCAGGTACTCCGAACCAGGACTTGCAGAGGAAGCCATCCATCCGGAAGCCATTAACGAAACCGAAACCTCCGCCGGAGGAGAAGATGTGTCGCTCCACGCTGCGGGCGCTCGCCTTAGGAGGCAGCGTCAGCGCTCCTGTGACTCCTTCGCACAAAGCCGCCACCCCATTGCCGCTTCCGGGTTTTGCCCGGAGCACTGCGTCCTCCTCTTTCAGACGCACCGCCCTcgctcctgctgctccttcacCCCGCACCGCCTCTGACTCCCCGAAGACCTCCTCCTCTGTCGCCACATCTTTCACCCGAACAGGCTCGCTAAGAGTCTCCGCCACCTCCAGATCCTCCGATCTCCACAgcccgtcctcctcctccacgcTGAGGAGGACTCAGAGCATCAGGGCGCCTCCTCGCTCGCCGCTCCACGACCCACAGGCTCCCCCTAAAGGCCACAAACGCAACGACAGCGGCACCTTTTCCGACAAGTCGACCCACTCCAGAGACTCGGGCAAGTCCAGCAGGCCGAGCTGGAGATAACAGGAGAAACGAGGAGTCCAAACGGCGTCTCCTGCTCTGTCCGTCTTTAGTGGACGTGTCAGAGGACGCATTCCAATATGAAGTATAGACTCCGATTTATGCgggaaaaatggaaaagcaaaaatatcaagTTTATTTGAAGACATAACGGAGTAGTCACTCTGTAATCTCAGTGCGATTAAGGTCCGTAACTAACACGTTCGTTTTTTTATATTGCGTTAATTGCCGGCCGACATTCCCGCCTTTAAGAGGCTGAACTGGGCTcagttttaaagctgcactggtgatactggtatcatatgaaactagaagacctgaggaatccagtggtaccaaccagGTCGTGTTAGCCTCTCAGTAACTAAATAACGCTTTaaatttaggctaaattttggcgatgTAAAAACGGTGTGTTTATTTCacggggtcccttgacctctgaccttcagaAGGAAAACGggtctgtgggtacccatgagtctccacTTCACAGATATTCCCAAATTATGTCAGTCCCACGCAgtgttttgctgtcatttgattcctaatcaagacagtcTGGTAATAATTGCTTTACCtcgtcaatatggacttcataactgtttcgtaatgcaaaataaaagaattgaaaacgtgatttaaaaaatgccataaatcCCAATTATCTTTTTcaattcaaaattttaaaaactaaccCTTTGACAGCCCAAGTTCCAGTTTAAAGCACAGACACTCAGTACGTTAACGTGATGAAAACCTGTAatttctgcagtgtttctggTTAATTTTGACTGAATCTCATCTTTTTCTCGTCTCtgatttaactttatttcaaaTCTTAAATTTGATTCTGCACCTTTAACGTCACTAACCGAGCTGAGGAATCTCTGTACGTGTGGcctgatttaaaataaaaaatcattgtatttaaaagaaatttagaTAAATCACAGAGAATCGTGAAGTTTTGAGTGATTAGTTTAGACGacgagatttttttttttaaaaagtgtctctGATTCAAACCAACAGTGTCTgactgacaggaaaaaaatctgcagtgcCAACTTTGTTCATATGAAgatatttgtatgtttatgtatctttatttatgtatgtaagaagttaatatttgatatataataatataatctaCTAATTAATAAAGTGTTATTCCTTCAACACGCTGCACTGTTTGTCTTCACCGAAAATCattcaatctttttttccccctttaacACCTTTAAGACTCATCAGCCCAACTATTATcagaaactgaaactaaaatgaaaatacacattaaacaaaatactgttaattaaaacaaagtagATTActtgaaaacaaaagtttttttcttttgataattGTTAATTATGTTTTGGAATCAGCCATTTGTTTCTGAGaattaatataaattattaaatagaaataaaattttgagaaaaaaattacaaagttGGCAAGCACAGCAGGTTTTGGCTTCCGTACTAAACTCCCTTTGATGATTATCATCCAGGGAGATCCCTGAGTCTTAAATTAACTTTGACGGGTTTCTGAAGAAGTTAACAAACTCAGTCAGTTCCTGTTTCCACAGTCAGGAAAGCTCTGCAGAAGCAAGCAAGAAATCATTTTTCCTATAAATCAGTTTTCATGTCGCAATTTAAAGACAGCGACAGTATCTCAGCGCCATGCAGAAGTGTTCACCCCctgctctttttccttttttatttagatttgtTTTGGTAATAAGCCTAATTTGTTGCATCAAGTCGAAGTCGCAGGGGCATCGCTTatcagtatttttgtttaagaattttttgttttgttttacctgaCCAAATTCAACTATTTTGTGTAGATCCATTAcaagaaaaactttaaaatgcaggtttttaaagcaacaaaatcagaaaaacatgcataaagTTATA
This region of Plectropomus leopardus isolate mb unplaced genomic scaffold, YSFRI_Pleo_2.0 unplaced_scaffold11306, whole genome shotgun sequence genomic DNA includes:
- the LOC121963449 gene encoding FH2 domain-containing protein 1-like, which produces MTVTLSQVAGAFGLRCSSETDMSSAVSRHDGAGLLMELLTPKCRPRSPLNNSNSPLGRSGSLRRSRHSPSSSPSIAADRELSTLLGMVTPEHKEARTAFLSPELKSPGLSPQTLRVPTRSFPQNQQPHAASTPSLSAQNHTTATYLSDDATHTRVNATSKVKTTSDSNQQPNNSKDRTLSDLQSGSRKELARTNKADLEFSGRSAGVDEEPERSATGNMSVVLEKCTLVPELKVFDEVGHKYTSRLHERDDVVITDLEDEERSESRREEEDGREDTVVVWCVTGVCEVAEDLADNAQTQQNQSGSDNQVAVSAPANRTPSEPQPANEKPVPVPISSQPVPVSRCNDPSPVSSSRWRPAEPASPPGASEEAGDHLDEAEGSTNEKRDVEVVQELSNDRSRNEVTSCQTTNENTTSSTNRKPESSSKLSAKNVPTSKSRPAATKPGGDKSKPIRTLTSSENQGMRRVVPISRPSRGAPSLGKRSEKPPGLQRGSSSTAATNASNLNTASVRRGERPSTAPSSRRSSIQKQPDLKEVSGTPNQDLQRKPSIRKPLTKPKPPPEEKMCRSTLRALALGGSVSAPVTPSHKAATPLPLPGFARSTASSSFRRTALAPAAPSPRTASDSPKTSSSVATSFTRTGSLRVSATSRSSDLHSPSSSSTLRRTQSIRAPPRSPLHDPQAPPKGHKRNDSGTFSDKSTHSRDSGKSSRPSWR